The Mesoterricola silvestris sequence TCGGATTACATCCTGATCCAGTCCAATGTGATGAAACCCGCCGGCATGATGGGGACCCGCGCGGCGACCGTCACCCGCAACGTGGACGCCGCCAGCTACGGCGGGGAGGCCACCGGGATGGTGCGCTTCGCCGGGGGGCTTCGCCTGGATGGGAGCCTGGCCTACGTGCGGGGGCGGAACCGCACCGATGGGCTGGCCCTGGCCCAGATTCCCCCCCTGGAGGCCCGCCTGGGAATCGTCTACCAGGGGGACACCTGGTCGGCAGGCCTGCTGACCCGGGGGGTGGCGCGCCAGGACCGGGTGGCGGTGAACCAGGGCACCATCGTGGGCCAGGACCTGGGGCCCACGGGGGGATTCGGGGTGCTCTCCCTCAACGGGGCCTGGAACGCGGCCCCCGGCCTCGTGGTTTCCTTCGGGGTGGACAACCTCGCCAACCGCCTTTACGCCGAGCACGTCAGCCGCGGGGCGACCGCGGTTCCCGGCTACGCCCCGCAGACCCTCCGGGTGGGGGAACCGGGCCGGAACCTCTGGGTCAAGCTGGCCTATGCATTCGGGGCGTGCCATTGACGGCGGATCGTAGGAGCATGGGGGCCATGACCTATCCGATCCCAGGCCTGTCCTACGCCTGGCTTGTGCGGCTGCGGTGGATCACCGTGGCCGCCCAGGCCGCGGCGATCCTCCTGGCGGCGCGGCTGCTGCCCGGCGCCCTGCCGGTGCCCGCGCTCCTGGGCCTGGTGGCCGCGGGGGCCGCCAGCAATGCCGCCCTGGCCTGGTTCCTGCGCCGGCCGGAACCCCCGCCCCGGCACCTGCCCGGCGCGGCCCTGGCCCTGGATATCCTTCTGCTCACGGGGCTCCTGTACGGCAGCGGCGGCCCGGCCAATCCCTTCACGGCCCTGTACCTGGTGCAGATCACCCTGGCCGCCGTGGTGATGCGGGGGGGGTGGGCCTGGGGCCTCTCCCTCCTGGCCGCCTCGGGCTACGGGCTCCTCTTCTTCTGGAACGTCCACGTGCACGCCCTGGGCCACATGGACCACGGGGGCCAGGGCATGTCGCTCCATCTGCTGGGCATGTGGGTGGCCTTCGCCATCACGGCCAGCCTCATCGCCATGTTCGTGGGCAAGGTCACCGAAGCCCTGCGGACCCGGGAGGAGGACCTGGCCCGGCTGCGGGAGCGGGACGCCCGCCACGCCAAGCTGGCCGCGCTCACCACCCTCGCGGCGGGGGTGGCCCACGAGCTGGGCTCGCCCCTGGGCACCATCGCGGTGGCGGCGGGGGAGCTCCAGCGGGAGGCGGAGGCCATGGGGCGGCCCGGGGAGGCCCTGGCCGGGGACGCGGCCCTCATCCGCCGGGAGGTGCACCGCTGCCGGGGGATCCTGGACCAGATGGCCGATCCCAGCGGCGCCCTGTTCGGGGAGGATCCCAG is a genomic window containing:
- a CDS encoding sensor histidine kinase; the encoded protein is MTYPIPGLSYAWLVRLRWITVAAQAAAILLAARLLPGALPVPALLGLVAAGAASNAALAWFLRRPEPPPRHLPGAALALDILLLTGLLYGSGGPANPFTALYLVQITLAAVVMRGGWAWGLSLLAASGYGLLFFWNVHVHALGHMDHGGQGMSLHLLGMWVAFAITASLIAMFVGKVTEALRTREEDLARLRERDARHAKLAALTTLAAGVAHELGSPLGTIAVAAGELQREAEAMGRPGEALAGDAALIRREVHRCRGILDQMADPSGALFGEDPRPVAWGEVAALVAAQAPPEVRFEVPAGTAGPLPVQGLVRTLRALLANALEACPEPGGILVRAWEEPGAWNLEVVDRGRGMAPEVLARAGDPFFTTKEAGEGMGLGLFLARTFAEQLGGGLTLQSSPGAGTRVRMRWPGHG